In a genomic window of Patescibacteria group bacterium:
- a CDS encoding methionine-R-sulfoxide reductase: protein MAYNKLTNEEEKVILHKGTEKPFSGEYDKNFEEGGYYCKQCGAKLYNSENKFDAHCGWPSFDAEVPGSVRRLPDADGMRTEIQCAKCNAHLGHVFEGERMTEKNTRHCVNSISLVFKPNGK, encoded by the coding sequence ATGGCATACAATAAACTCACAAACGAAGAAGAGAAGGTAATTCTGCACAAGGGTACAGAAAAGCCTTTTTCTGGTGAGTATGATAAAAATTTTGAGGAGGGCGGATATTACTGCAAACAGTGCGGAGCCAAACTATATAATTCGGAAAACAAATTTGACGCGCACTGCGGGTGGCCCAGTTTTGACGCGGAAGTTCCAGGTAGCGTCAGACGTTTACCCGACGCGGATGGCATGCGCACAGAAATCCAATGTGCAAAATGCAACGCGCATTTGGGTCATGTGTTTGAAGGGGAGAGAATGACTGAAAAAAATACCCGTCACTGTGTTAATTCCATTTCATTAGTATTCAAACCAAATGGAAAATAA
- the msrA gene encoding peptide-methionine (S)-S-oxide reductase MsrA, with protein MENNYKKIVLGGGCFWCVEAVFALTKGIVSATCGYAGGDTNNPSYEEVSSGTTGHAEVVEVIYDASLITLSDILKTFFAMHDPTSLNRQGNDVGTQYRSAIYWNDEDQKNEVESFIAAAQKEYTKPIVTEVKKLDRFYRAEEYHQQYFEKNPNQAYCRLVIAPKVNKFKKVL; from the coding sequence ATGGAAAATAATTACAAAAAAATTGTGTTGGGTGGAGGATGTTTCTGGTGTGTGGAAGCAGTCTTTGCGCTTACGAAAGGAATTGTTTCAGCGACTTGCGGTTATGCGGGAGGGGACACTAATAATCCAAGCTATGAAGAAGTATCTTCTGGAACGACCGGTCATGCTGAAGTTGTTGAAGTAATATATGATGCATCTTTAATTACGTTGTCTGATATATTGAAAACATTTTTTGCTATGCACGATCCGACCAGTCTGAACCGGCAGGGGAATGATGTTGGGACGCAATATCGCTCGGCTATTTATTGGAATGATGAGGATCAGAAAAATGAAGTAGAAAGTTTTATCGCAGCTGCTCAAAAAGAATATACTAAGCCGATCGTAACGGAAGTTAAAAAGCTGGACCGGTTTTATCGGGCGGAAGAATATCATCAGCAATATTTTGAAAAGAATCCCAACCAGGCATATTGCCGGTTAGTGATTGCGCCAAAGGTAAATAAATTTAAAAAAGTATTATAA
- a CDS encoding pilin → MKKTFLLLFIFSLFLLPQVTNAVSFYNPSGTLGLGTANLQATVIAIIQWILGLLGLIAVILVLYGGFTWMTAGGNEEKVEKAKKIITAAVIGLVIILVAWAIVIFALNVLQNTSGI, encoded by the coding sequence ATGAAGAAAACATTCTTATTGCTTTTCATCTTTTCTTTGTTCCTGCTACCACAGGTAACAAACGCAGTATCATTCTATAATCCTTCAGGTACGTTAGGATTAGGTACAGCGAACCTGCAAGCAACGGTAATTGCGATCATCCAATGGATACTGGGATTACTGGGATTGATTGCAGTTATTCTCGTCCTATATGGTGGGTTCACATGGATGACAGCTGGTGGTAACGAAGAAAAAGTTGAAAAAGCAAAGAAAATTATTACGGCGGCCGTTATCGGCTTAGTAATTATCTTGGTCGCTTGGGCAATAGTAATATTTGCCTTAAACGTGTTACAGAATACAAGCGGTATAT